The following proteins come from a genomic window of Malus sylvestris chromosome 4, drMalSylv7.2, whole genome shotgun sequence:
- the LOC126620192 gene encoding zinc finger protein ZAT11-like, which produces MKRDMRGEESGFGLKGLDMAKCLMLLSCGMETKFKTCSNDVFECKTCNRKFTSFQALGGHKASHKRSRILMSRDDENCKDEREKGSDKSMVMNKKAKTHKCSICGLEFGMGQALGGHMRRHRASNMDMAGFSYAPSAVTSKIPVLTRSSSKRVMSLEMDLNLTPLENDLKLLFGKMAPKVDAFVS; this is translated from the coding sequence ATGAAGAGAGATATGAGAGGAGAAGAATCAGGGTTTGGATTAAAGGGTTTGGACATGGCAAAGTGTCTTATGCTACTATCATGTGGCATGGAGACCAAGTTCAAAACATGTTCAAACGATGTGTTCGAGTGCAAAACTTGCAACCGGAAGTTCACGTCGTTCCAAGCTCTCGGCGGTCACAAAGCGAGCCACAAGAGATCGAGAATATTGATGAGTCGTGATGATGAAAACTGTAAAGATGAACGTGAAAAAGGAAGCGACAAGTCCATGGTTATGAACAAGAAGGCTAAAACTCACAAGTGCTCGATATGTGGATTGGAGTTTGGCATGGGACAAGCCTTGGGCGGTCATATGAGGAGGCACAGAGCTTCTAATATGGACATGGCCGGTTTTTCTTACGCTCCTTCAGCTGTCACTTCGAAGATTCCAGTACTAACAAGGTCGAGTAGTAAGAGGGTCATGAGCTTGGAGATGGATTTGAACTTGACACCGTTGGAGAATGACTTAAAATTGTTGTTCGGGAAGATGGCACCAAAAGTTGATGCTTTTGTATCATAA